Proteins encoded within one genomic window of Mesobacillus subterraneus:
- a CDS encoding diacylglycerol kinase family protein, which translates to MGLVLAADKQRKHPLASSFKFGFEGIIAAAAKERNVQIHLAISVIVILAGFIFSINKYEWMAIILSIGGMLSLEMMNTAIERTVDMYTKEYHPLAKEAKDIAAGAVLVFAIASVMIGLIIFLPRIVAWFN; encoded by the coding sequence ATGGGTTTGGTCTTGGCCGCTGATAAACAGAGGAAGCATCCATTGGCTTCCTCTTTCAAATTTGGTTTCGAGGGAATCATTGCAGCTGCAGCAAAGGAACGAAATGTGCAAATCCATCTGGCTATTTCTGTTATCGTCATTTTAGCCGGGTTTATTTTTTCGATTAACAAATACGAATGGATGGCCATTATCCTATCCATTGGCGGAATGCTTTCGCTGGAAATGATGAATACGGCAATTGAAAGAACCGTTGATATGTACACGAAAGAATACCACCCGCTTGCAAAGGAGGCAAAAGATATCGCTGCAGGTGCCGTCCTGGTATTTGCGATTGCCAGTGTCATGATTGGACTAATCATTTTCCTGCCAAGAATAGTTGCATGGTTTAATTAG
- the cccA gene encoding cytochrome c550: MNRNPIIPFVLIMVMGIGLMFLLSFKGVGDSKDLAKEKEGGGEKTEETADANPEDFYQQSCAMCHGNQYEGVSGPSLKGVGSKYSQDEIKDILVNGKGAMPPGLAAGKEDQMAEWIVNELK; this comes from the coding sequence ATGAATCGTAATCCAATTATTCCGTTCGTATTGATTATGGTAATGGGGATCGGCTTGATGTTCCTGCTTTCGTTTAAGGGTGTTGGGGATTCCAAGGATCTTGCAAAGGAAAAAGAAGGCGGCGGTGAAAAGACAGAAGAAACTGCTGATGCAAACCCTGAGGATTTTTACCAGCAATCCTGTGCGATGTGCCACGGAAACCAGTATGAAGGCGTTTCAGGTCCTTCATTGAAAGGTGTAGGCAGCAAGTACTCACAGGATGAAATCAAAGACATCCTCGTTAATGGTAAAGGAGCAATGCCTCCTGGTCTGGCTGCTGGCAAGGAAGATCAAATGGCAGAATGGATTGTCAATGAATTGAAGTAA
- the ybeY gene encoding rRNA maturation RNase YbeY: protein MSLEIDFLDEINELTQEEIIKIENLLNYTADKENVQDGSELSVTFVSNERIQEINREYRDKDRPTDVISFALEEMGEGELEIIGADIPRVLGDIIISIPRAREQAEEYNHSFMRELGFLAVHGLLHLLGYDHMNEQDEKQMFDRQKEILDGFGLGR, encoded by the coding sequence ATGAGTTTAGAAATCGATTTTTTGGATGAAATAAATGAACTAACACAGGAAGAAATAATTAAAATAGAAAATTTGTTGAACTATACAGCAGATAAAGAGAATGTCCAGGACGGGAGCGAACTATCCGTTACCTTTGTATCGAATGAAAGGATCCAAGAGATAAACCGTGAATATCGGGACAAGGATCGCCCGACAGACGTCATTTCTTTCGCACTGGAGGAAATGGGTGAAGGGGAGCTTGAAATAATTGGTGCTGATATACCGAGGGTGTTAGGCGATATTATCATTTCCATTCCAAGGGCAAGGGAACAGGCTGAAGAATATAACCATTCCTTCATGAGGGAACTTGGTTTCCTTGCGGTACATGGTCTTTTGCATTTATTAGGCTATGACCATATGAACGAACAGGATGAAAAGCAAATGTTTGACAGGCAAAAAGAAATTCTGGATGGGTTTGGTCTTGGCCGCTGA
- a CDS encoding HD family phosphohydrolase, with translation MNKLQVRLTSILNLLNIKIFRILLFLLIGVVMYSAMYSNVKPEKLKLEQFSVAEQTIRSPITIEDKESTDANYRKAVELVKDVYRVKSEYAQNRVDLVTSIFGSVSEVNDEVKEELDQKKKAAEDADGEDAPAPEEPTIEEKLAKLKMKLTENETKALSDEVFIALLQSSKEELLVAKDLTVTAINNTMKRSVPADEVENAKLNVEEELKYTSLSSSLKKAVIELGRYAVVQNEFYDPEATEELRQQAMENVEPVRILEGQILVDEGQLISRDVYKKLKLVGLLESENSFKPFIGLAMLVALVLFALFVVFNEMENPDKKQKNLLIFSIIFITSILLMKMVSLFDEFEYSEIGYIFPAAMGAMLIKILINERLALFQMAILAICGTIIFNEGITGTLNVTIGIYILISGLAAILFLQKQSRRSKILQAGLSVSVVNLIVILSILFLRNSQYSGLEYGFYFIAAFVSGTVSAVLTIGLLPFFEAGFGILSTLRLIELSNPNHPLLRKILTEAPGTYHHSVMVANLSEAACEAIGANDLLARVGCYYHDIGKTKRPQFFIENQINMDNPHDKLPALTSKNIIIAHATDGAEMLRKHRMPKEIIDIAEQHHGTTLLKFFYHKEVQSGHEVKEEDFRYPGPKPQTKESAVIGIADSVEAAVRSMAHPTHEQIENLVHNIIGDRLQDGQLSECDITLKELDTVADTLCETLKGIFHSRIEYPEMNKQKVKQA, from the coding sequence ATGAATAAGCTGCAGGTCCGATTAACTTCCATTTTGAACTTGCTGAATATAAAAATCTTTCGCATTTTGTTATTTTTGCTGATTGGTGTCGTGATGTATTCGGCGATGTACAGCAATGTTAAGCCTGAAAAGCTTAAGTTGGAGCAGTTCTCTGTGGCTGAGCAAACCATCCGGTCACCTATTACGATTGAGGATAAAGAAAGTACAGATGCAAACTACAGGAAAGCGGTCGAATTAGTAAAGGATGTTTACAGAGTCAAGAGTGAATATGCACAGAACAGGGTTGATTTGGTCACTTCGATTTTTGGTTCGGTTTCAGAAGTGAATGACGAGGTGAAGGAAGAGCTTGACCAAAAGAAAAAAGCAGCCGAAGACGCAGATGGGGAAGATGCACCTGCACCTGAAGAGCCAACAATTGAGGAAAAACTGGCTAAGCTGAAAATGAAATTGACTGAGAATGAAACAAAAGCTCTTTCTGATGAAGTGTTCATTGCTTTGCTTCAATCTTCGAAGGAAGAACTGCTGGTTGCCAAAGACCTGACTGTTACAGCTATCAACAATACGATGAAACGCAGTGTTCCTGCAGATGAAGTAGAGAATGCAAAACTTAACGTAGAGGAAGAATTAAAGTATACCAGTTTAAGCAGCAGTTTAAAGAAAGCTGTTATCGAACTCGGCCGGTATGCGGTCGTCCAAAATGAGTTCTACGACCCTGAAGCTACTGAGGAGTTGCGCCAGCAGGCTATGGAAAATGTGGAACCTGTTAGGATCCTTGAGGGACAAATTCTGGTGGATGAGGGTCAGTTGATCAGCCGGGACGTCTATAAAAAACTCAAGCTGGTCGGTTTGTTGGAAAGTGAAAATTCTTTTAAACCTTTTATCGGGCTGGCTATGCTCGTAGCGTTAGTACTATTTGCGCTGTTTGTCGTTTTCAACGAGATGGAAAACCCTGATAAAAAACAGAAGAACCTTTTGATATTCAGTATTATTTTTATTACTTCTATATTGTTGATGAAGATGGTCAGTCTTTTTGACGAATTTGAATACTCGGAAATTGGCTATATTTTCCCTGCAGCAATGGGGGCGATGTTGATCAAGATTTTAATCAATGAACGACTGGCTCTGTTTCAGATGGCAATCCTTGCAATCTGCGGGACGATCATCTTTAATGAAGGCATTACAGGCACATTGAATGTCACCATAGGTATTTACATTTTAATCAGCGGTCTGGCGGCAATTTTGTTCTTACAGAAACAGAGCAGACGATCAAAGATTTTACAAGCGGGTCTGAGTGTGTCGGTCGTTAACCTGATTGTTATCCTTTCGATTCTGTTTTTAAGAAACAGTCAATATTCGGGTCTTGAATACGGGTTTTATTTTATCGCAGCGTTCGTTTCAGGGACCGTTTCAGCAGTATTGACGATTGGTTTGCTGCCGTTTTTTGAAGCAGGGTTTGGCATTCTTTCAACTTTAAGGCTGATTGAGCTTTCCAATCCAAACCACCCGCTTTTAAGAAAGATACTTACGGAAGCTCCTGGCACTTATCACCATAGTGTCATGGTGGCTAATTTATCTGAAGCGGCATGTGAGGCAATCGGGGCTAACGACCTTCTTGCCAGGGTCGGATGTTATTATCATGACATTGGGAAGACGAAGCGTCCGCAATTCTTTATTGAAAATCAGATTAACATGGATAATCCTCATGATAAATTGCCGGCGTTGACAAGTAAAAATATCATCATCGCCCATGCGACTGACGGAGCGGAGATGCTTCGAAAGCATCGGATGCCAAAAGAAATCATTGATATAGCAGAACAGCACCATGGAACTACGCTGCTAAAATTCTTTTACCATAAAGAAGTGCAAAGCGGGCATGAGGTTAAGGAGGAGGATTTCCGCTATCCTGGACCAAAGCCGCAAACGAAAGAGTCTGCGGTCATTGGGATTGCGGATAGTGTGGAAGCTGCTGTGCGTTCGATGGCGCACCCGACTCATGAACAAATTGAAAATTTGGTACACAATATAATTGGGGATCGGCTTCAGGATGGCCAGCTAAGTGAGTGCGATATTACGCTGAAAGAGCTGGACACCGTCGCTGATACACTTTGTGAAACCTTAAAGGGAATATTTCACTCAAGAATAGAATATCCAGAAATGAATAAGCAGAAGGTGAAGCAGGCATGA
- a CDS encoding tRNA (adenine(22)-N(1))-methyltransferase — protein MNAEKLSDRLEAVANYIPEGASLADIGSDHAYLPCNVVKKGTVTMAIAGEVAEGPFQSAIEQVREENLTEKISVRKGDGLEVIQPGEVDCITIAGMGGTLISTILEQGKSKLEGVSRLVLQPNVGSFAVRKWLVDSGWELVKEEILEEDGKIYEILVAEKGEPMKPYQHIDFDIGILFGPFLLKEKSKVFIEKWNGEKRNWERILKQLDEAVQNDDTESKRQELKMKLKMAEEALQ, from the coding sequence ATGAATGCTGAAAAACTATCAGACAGGCTTGAAGCCGTAGCAAATTATATTCCTGAAGGTGCAAGCCTGGCCGATATTGGTTCTGACCATGCTTATCTTCCGTGTAATGTTGTAAAGAAGGGAACTGTTACAATGGCGATCGCAGGCGAGGTCGCCGAAGGGCCTTTTCAATCTGCCATTGAGCAAGTTCGTGAAGAAAATCTCACTGAGAAGATTTCAGTCAGAAAAGGAGATGGTCTTGAAGTCATTCAACCAGGAGAGGTGGATTGTATTACCATCGCTGGTATGGGTGGTACATTGATATCAACGATTCTCGAACAAGGGAAATCGAAACTAGAAGGAGTCAGCAGGCTTGTCCTACAGCCTAATGTTGGAAGCTTTGCGGTCCGCAAATGGCTGGTTGACAGTGGATGGGAATTGGTCAAAGAAGAAATTTTAGAAGAAGACGGGAAAATTTACGAAATCCTAGTTGCTGAGAAAGGCGAACCAATGAAGCCATATCAGCATATTGATTTTGATATTGGAATATTGTTTGGCCCATTTTTACTGAAGGAAAAATCAAAGGTATTCATTGAAAAGTGGAATGGGGAAAAACGAAATTGGGAGCGTATCCTAAAGCAGCTCGATGAGGCTGTACAGAATGATGATACAGAAAGCAAGAGACAAGAACTTAAAATGAAACTAAAGATGGCAGAGGAGGCGTTACAGTGA
- a CDS encoding YaiI/YqxD family protein — protein MNSQTLFVDADSCPVIKEIVEIASKFSIEAVFVASYAHMKNDLQGQNWVFVDSHKEAVDLYLMNHVKKGDFAVTQDIGLASTLIAKGVYAISPRGSLFEEKDIQTALDLRYLSAKARRQGSYGKGPKPFTEKDREKFIKELNMLLSNFKICSSNHN, from the coding sequence ATCAACAGTCAGACCCTTTTTGTTGATGCGGACTCTTGCCCGGTTATTAAGGAAATTGTCGAAATCGCTTCGAAGTTTTCCATCGAAGCTGTTTTTGTGGCTTCATATGCTCATATGAAGAATGACCTTCAAGGGCAGAACTGGGTTTTTGTCGATTCTCATAAGGAGGCTGTAGACCTTTATTTAATGAATCACGTTAAGAAAGGTGATTTTGCGGTGACGCAGGACATTGGTCTTGCATCTACCCTCATTGCGAAAGGGGTTTATGCCATCTCTCCTAGGGGAAGTTTATTTGAAGAAAAGGACATTCAGACTGCCCTTGACTTAAGGTATCTTTCTGCCAAGGCTAGAAGGCAGGGATCCTATGGTAAGGGACCAAAACCCTTTACAGAAAAAGACAGGGAAAAGTTTATAAAGGAATTGAACATGCTTTTGTCGAATTTTAAGATATGTTCAAGTAATCACAACTAA
- the glyS gene encoding glycine--tRNA ligase subunit beta — MTKRNLLLEIGLEEMPARFITDSMNQLASKVENWLKTNNIGFEAIQLYSTPRRLALLVLDVDDRQEDSEEEAKVPAKKIALAEDGEWSKAAIGFTRGQGLTVEDIYFKEINGVEYAHVKKFIKGKETFELLVELKAIISGLTFPKNMRWADLELRYVRPIKWLVAMFGNDIIPFEIAGVQTGSVTRGYRFLSEGEIQLSNPQEYEEALLGQYVVADAQKRKDAITSQLERIEEENGWVIPVDEDLLEEVNNLVEYPTALYGRFEEEFLDIPSEVLITSMKEHQRYFPVKSTRGELLPHFVTVRNGDHVHIEKVARGNEKVLRARLADAAFFYKEDQRMQIDAALEKLKNVVYHEEIGTIAEKSERVRKLVGLVGERLEFSQDVINFADRAAQISKFDLVSQMVYEFPELQGIMGEKYALQKGESPEVAVAINEHYMPRNADDSIPESQAGASVAIADKLDTIVAFFSLGIIPSGSQDPYALRRQATGIVQTLIEKKWNISLENLVDLSLNLVSEAGITKRTDEEVYHDLVQFFKLRVKHLLQERGIRYDLIDAVLGGEIGIVSRLIEKAEALQSASSGEGFKESMEALSRVLNIASKKDVQGDIDPERFENEYEQRLYKKYLELGKKAEDGMDATSYYNLLVDIKPEINDYFEHTMVMSDKQDVRENRLNQMAALAALIMKLAKVNDIVVK, encoded by the coding sequence ATGACTAAACGTAATTTATTGCTTGAAATCGGTTTGGAAGAAATGCCTGCCAGATTTATTACTGACTCCATGAACCAGCTGGCTTCCAAGGTGGAGAATTGGCTGAAAACGAATAATATTGGTTTTGAAGCCATCCAGCTTTATTCTACCCCGCGCAGGCTTGCACTACTGGTCCTGGATGTTGATGATCGCCAGGAGGACAGCGAGGAAGAAGCAAAAGTCCCTGCTAAAAAAATTGCCCTTGCTGAAGACGGAGAGTGGTCAAAAGCAGCCATTGGATTTACACGCGGACAAGGCTTAACGGTAGAGGATATTTATTTTAAGGAGATCAACGGTGTTGAATATGCTCACGTAAAGAAATTCATCAAAGGAAAAGAAACTTTTGAATTGCTTGTTGAGCTGAAAGCAATCATTTCTGGGTTGACATTCCCGAAAAACATGCGCTGGGCCGACCTCGAGCTTCGTTATGTCCGTCCAATTAAATGGCTTGTTGCGATGTTCGGAAACGATATCATTCCATTTGAAATTGCTGGTGTCCAAACAGGCAGCGTGACAAGAGGCTATCGATTCCTTAGTGAGGGTGAAATCCAATTATCCAATCCGCAGGAATATGAAGAAGCATTGTTAGGACAATATGTGGTTGCTGATGCGCAAAAGCGTAAGGACGCAATAACTTCTCAGCTTGAAAGAATTGAGGAAGAGAACGGTTGGGTTATTCCGGTTGATGAGGACCTATTGGAAGAAGTCAATAACCTTGTTGAATATCCAACAGCTTTATATGGCCGGTTCGAGGAAGAATTTCTGGATATTCCAAGCGAAGTACTGATCACTTCCATGAAGGAACATCAAAGGTATTTTCCGGTGAAATCCACGAGGGGAGAATTGCTGCCTCATTTCGTTACAGTTAGGAACGGTGATCATGTCCATATTGAAAAGGTTGCACGGGGGAATGAGAAAGTACTGAGAGCTCGACTGGCAGATGCAGCATTTTTCTATAAGGAAGACCAGAGAATGCAAATTGATGCAGCCTTGGAAAAATTGAAGAATGTTGTATACCACGAAGAGATTGGAACAATTGCTGAAAAATCAGAACGAGTGCGCAAGCTTGTGGGCTTGGTTGGCGAAAGATTGGAATTCTCGCAAGATGTTATCAATTTTGCGGATCGGGCGGCACAAATCAGCAAATTCGATTTAGTTTCACAGATGGTATACGAGTTCCCAGAATTACAAGGGATAATGGGAGAAAAGTACGCCTTGCAAAAAGGCGAAAGCCCAGAAGTGGCAGTGGCTATCAATGAGCATTATATGCCTCGCAATGCAGATGATTCAATTCCAGAATCACAAGCAGGAGCGTCAGTTGCAATTGCCGATAAACTGGATACAATTGTTGCGTTCTTCTCTCTAGGTATCATTCCAAGCGGATCTCAGGATCCATATGCATTGAGGAGACAGGCGACCGGAATCGTGCAGACCCTGATCGAAAAGAAATGGAATATCTCACTTGAAAATCTAGTCGACCTTTCACTTAATCTTGTTTCAGAAGCAGGAATTACTAAGCGCACTGACGAAGAAGTTTACCATGACCTAGTCCAATTCTTTAAATTACGTGTCAAGCACTTGTTACAGGAGCGAGGGATCCGCTACGATTTAATTGATGCTGTCCTCGGAGGAGAGATTGGGATTGTGTCGAGACTGATTGAAAAAGCAGAAGCGCTCCAGTCTGCCAGCAGTGGTGAGGGCTTTAAAGAAAGTATGGAGGCATTGAGCCGAGTACTTAATATCGCAAGCAAGAAAGATGTTCAGGGAGATATCGATCCAGAACGTTTCGAAAACGAGTATGAACAAAGATTGTATAAAAAGTATCTTGAACTCGGAAAGAAAGCCGAGGACGGAATGGATGCAACTTCATATTATAACCTTTTGGTTGACATTAAGCCTGAAATCAATGATTATTTTGAACATACAATGGTCATGTCTGATAAGCAGGATGTACGTGAAAACCGCCTGAATCAGATGGCTGCACTGGCAGCTTTGATCATGAAGCTTGCAAAAGTAAATGACATTGTCGTAAAGTAG
- the glyQ gene encoding glycine--tRNA ligase subunit alpha, with the protein MNIQNMILTLQKHWSEQGCVLMQAYDTEKGAGTMSPYTFLRAIGPEPWSVAYVEPSRRPADGRYGENPNRLYQHHQFQVIMKPSPDNIQELYLDSLKALGIDPLEHDIRFVEDNWENPSLGCAVLGWEVWLDGMEITQFTYFQQVGGLDCKPVSVEITYGIERLASYIQDKENVFDLVWTNDFTVRDIFGQPEYEHSKYTFETSDKDMLFNLFNIYEKEANRQMDESLVHPAYDYVLKCSHTFNILDARGAISVTERTGYIARIRNLAKKVAKTFYEEREKLGFPIIKRKEQVEND; encoded by the coding sequence ATGAATATCCAAAATATGATTTTAACATTGCAAAAACACTGGTCTGAACAAGGATGCGTCCTCATGCAGGCTTATGACACCGAAAAAGGTGCAGGAACAATGAGTCCATACACGTTTTTACGGGCGATTGGACCGGAACCGTGGAGTGTCGCCTATGTTGAGCCATCACGCCGTCCAGCTGATGGACGCTATGGGGAAAATCCAAACAGGCTATATCAGCATCATCAATTCCAGGTAATCATGAAGCCTTCTCCAGACAATATTCAGGAACTGTATTTAGACTCATTGAAAGCTCTGGGAATTGATCCACTAGAACATGACATTCGCTTCGTAGAGGACAACTGGGAGAATCCTTCTCTGGGCTGTGCAGTCCTAGGGTGGGAGGTCTGGCTGGATGGCATGGAAATCACGCAATTCACCTACTTTCAACAAGTAGGCGGACTTGACTGCAAACCAGTTTCCGTTGAAATCACTTACGGAATCGAACGTTTGGCGTCCTATATCCAGGACAAAGAAAATGTCTTCGATCTTGTATGGACAAACGATTTTACAGTAAGGGATATTTTTGGGCAGCCAGAATATGAGCATTCAAAATATACTTTCGAAACATCTGACAAAGATATGCTTTTCAACCTTTTCAATATTTACGAAAAAGAAGCAAATCGACAAATGGATGAAAGCCTTGTACACCCTGCTTATGATTATGTCCTTAAATGCTCTCACACTTTTAACATTCTAGATGCTCGCGGAGCCATTTCAGTTACAGAACGGACCGGTTATATTGCCCGTATCAGAAACCTTGCAAAGAAAGTTGCGAAAACGTTCTATGAAGAAAGAGAAAAGTTAGGCTTCCCAATCATTAAACGGAAGGAGCAGGTGGAAAATGACTAA
- a CDS encoding YqzL family protein → MLDFTWKVFSHTGNIDTYLLFKELEKDDQEIPGYQEEELAEIDFPIS, encoded by the coding sequence ATGTTGGATTTTACCTGGAAGGTGTTCTCTCACACAGGTAACATTGACACATATCTTCTCTTTAAGGAATTAGAGAAAGACGATCAAGAAATACCCGGTTATCAGGAGGAAGAACTAGCAGAAATTGATTTTCCAATCTCATAG
- the recO gene encoding DNA repair protein RecO yields the protein MLQKCEGIVIRTTNYGENNKIVTLYTREFGKVGVMARGAKKPNSRLAAVTQLFTYGYFLFQASSGLGGLQQGDMISSMRSIREDIFLTAHASYIVDLTDKVTEDKKSNPFLFELLLQTLNYMNEGYDMEILTFIYEMKMLNVQGLYPVLDKCANCGNTEGDFNFSIREGGLLCHRCFRMDPYRIKTSSGTVRLLRLFYLLDLSRLGNISVKPETKAELKKVISAYYDEYSGLYLKTRKFLDQMDSFRDKL from the coding sequence ATGCTGCAGAAATGTGAAGGCATTGTCATTAGAACGACGAATTATGGTGAAAACAACAAAATTGTTACCTTATATACCAGGGAATTCGGAAAAGTTGGTGTGATGGCAAGAGGTGCTAAAAAGCCTAATAGCAGGCTTGCTGCTGTCACCCAGCTTTTTACTTATGGATATTTCCTTTTCCAGGCAAGTTCTGGACTCGGCGGACTTCAACAGGGAGATATGATATCTTCGATGCGGTCGATCAGGGAGGATATCTTCCTTACAGCCCATGCCAGCTACATTGTCGATTTGACAGATAAAGTGACAGAGGACAAGAAGTCCAACCCTTTCTTGTTCGAATTGCTTCTCCAGACCCTAAACTATATGAATGAAGGTTACGATATGGAGATTCTCACTTTTATTTATGAAATGAAAATGCTGAATGTCCAGGGACTTTACCCTGTTTTGGACAAGTGTGCAAACTGTGGCAATACAGAGGGGGATTTCAACTTTTCGATCAGAGAGGGAGGACTGCTCTGCCATCGATGCTTCAGGATGGATCCATACAGGATCAAAACTTCGTCAGGCACGGTGAGGCTGCTGCGCCTATTTTATTTGCTCGACCTAAGCCGTCTTGGTAATATATCGGTGAAGCCAGAAACAAAAGCAGAGCTAAAAAAAGTGATTTCCGCTTATTATGATGAGTACTCAGGACTTTATCTGAAAACAAGGAAATTCCTTGACCAAATGGATTCATTCAGGGACAAACTGTAG
- a CDS encoding acyl-CoA dehydrogenase family protein gives MNFDLTSEQTMIKRTIREFAEEEVAPGAIERDRTKQFPTEIFKKLGELGMLGLPFPEEYGGAGADTVSFAIVTEELSKACASTGITYSAHISLGGAPINLFGTEEQKQKYLAPICTGESLGAFGLTEPNAGSDAGGTQTTAKELNGEYIINGSKNFITNASYAKHLAMTAITGNVDGKKEISAIIVPTDAPGFSVIDNYEKMGLNASNTTQLVMEDVHVPLENLLGKKGEGFKQFLVTLDGGRIGIGAMAVGVAQAAYEKALKYAKERQQFGRPISQFQAIQFKLADMAMKIELARNMVYKAAWLKDQGRPFSKEASMCKLYASEIAMEVADQAVQIHGGYGYMKEYEVERYMRDAKLLEIGEGTSEVQRMVIARLIGC, from the coding sequence ATGAATTTTGATTTAACATCAGAACAGACGATGATTAAAAGGACAATTAGAGAGTTTGCGGAGGAAGAAGTTGCTCCAGGAGCGATTGAAAGAGATAGAACAAAACAATTCCCGACAGAAATCTTCAAAAAACTGGGAGAACTAGGAATGCTGGGCTTGCCGTTCCCCGAGGAATATGGCGGAGCAGGAGCTGATACGGTCAGTTTTGCAATTGTCACAGAGGAATTGAGCAAGGCATGCGCCTCAACTGGGATTACATACTCTGCCCACATATCCCTTGGAGGCGCTCCTATCAATCTATTCGGTACAGAGGAGCAGAAGCAAAAATACCTGGCACCAATTTGCACAGGTGAATCACTCGGAGCTTTCGGACTAACTGAACCAAATGCAGGCTCAGACGCTGGAGGAACACAGACGACTGCCAAAGAGCTTAATGGGGAATACATCATCAATGGCAGCAAGAATTTTATCACGAATGCAAGCTATGCCAAACATCTCGCAATGACCGCAATCACTGGTAATGTGGATGGAAAAAAGGAAATTAGCGCAATTATTGTGCCAACAGATGCACCAGGGTTTTCTGTCATCGATAATTATGAAAAGATGGGGTTAAATGCATCGAATACTACTCAGCTGGTGATGGAGGATGTCCATGTCCCGCTTGAAAACCTGCTTGGCAAGAAAGGGGAGGGCTTCAAGCAATTCCTTGTGACATTGGACGGAGGCAGGATCGGCATTGGAGCGATGGCTGTAGGAGTAGCTCAGGCTGCTTATGAAAAAGCCTTGAAGTATGCCAAAGAAAGACAGCAGTTCGGCAGACCGATATCACAGTTTCAGGCTATCCAGTTTAAGCTTGCTGACATGGCAATGAAAATTGAACTTGCACGCAATATGGTATATAAGGCCGCCTGGTTGAAGGATCAGGGACGTCCATTCTCAAAGGAAGCATCAATGTGTAAGCTCTATGCTTCTGAAATTGCAATGGAAGTAGCTGATCAGGCAGTCCAGATACACGGCGGTTATGGCTATATGAAGGAATATGAAGTGGAACGTTATATGAGGGATGCGAAGCTTCTGGAAATTGGTGAAGGCACGTCCGAAGTCCAAAGGATGGTCATTGCAAGATTAATTGGTTGCTAA